A portion of the Malania oleifera isolate guangnan ecotype guangnan chromosome 3, ASM2987363v1, whole genome shotgun sequence genome contains these proteins:
- the LOC131151719 gene encoding F-box protein At5g49610 encodes MSSRNAGAFPDEVVLQILARLPVKSLFRSKSVCKLWYKLSSDRYFIQLYNEVSVKTPMVLVEVTESLESKSSLICVDNLRGVSEFSLDFLKDRVKVRASCNGLLCCSSIPDKGVYYVCNPMTREFKLLPKSRERPVTRFHPDGEATLVGLACNLSAQKFSVVLAGYHRSFGHRPDQTFICLVFDSESNKWRKFVSLQDDQFTHMNRNQVVYVNGLLHWLTGSCSWILALDLEYDIWRKVALPGEVSCASGNRVYLLESDGCLSIIQISDAWMNIWMLRDYEREKWHMVDKVSLRCIRGMVPGIFPISQTGEYVFLATHKQILLYHRNSRVWKEMYSVKNGSTLPLWFSAYAFRSTIFSSQ; translated from the coding sequence ATGAGTTCGAGAAATGCCGGGGCTTTCCCCGATGAAGTTGTTTTGCAAATTCTCGCCAGATTGCCCGTTAAGTCCCTCTTTAGAAGCAAGTCTGTGTGTAAACTGTGGTACAAATTGTCTTCGGATAGGTATTTTATTCAACTATACAATGAAGTGTCTGTGAAGACCCCAATGGTGTTGGTGGAGGTTACTGAGTCCTTGGAATCGAAATCGAGTCTGATTTGTGTGGACAATTTGAGGGGTGTTTCTGAATTTTCCTTGGATTTCTTGAAGGATAGAGTGAAGGTCAGAGCCTCATGTAATGGATTGTTGTGTTGCTCTAGCATTCCTGATAAGGGTGTTTACTATGTATGTAATCCGATGACTAGAGAATTTAAGTTGCTTCCAAAGAGTAGGGAAAGGCCTGTGACTAGATTCCATCCAGATGGTGAAGCCACTTTGGTTGGTTTGGCATGTAATTTGTCTGCACAGAAATTTAGTGTTGTGCTAGCAGGTTATCACCGATCTTTTGGTCATCGGCCTGATCAAACCTTTATATGTTTGGTGTTTGATTCTGAGTCAAATAAATGGAGGAAGTTTGTGTCATTACAAGATGATCAATTTACCCATATGAATAGGAACCAAGTTGTATATGTGAATGGTTTGCTGCACTGGTTGACTGGAAGTTGTTCTTGGATACTTGCACTCGATTTGGAATATGACATTTGGAGGAAGGTGGCACTTCCCGGGGAGGTGAGTTGTGCATCTGGCAACAGAGTTTATTTGTTGGAGTCAGATGGGTGCTTGTCCATTATTCAGATTTCAGATGCTTGGATGAATATTTGGATGTTGAGGGACTACGAGAGGGAAAAATGGCATATGGTGGACAAGGTGAGTCTTAGGTGCATCAGAGGAATGGTTCCTGGCATTTTCCCTATAAGTCAGACTGGTGAATATGTCTTCCTAGCAACCCATAAGCAGATACTCTTGTATCATCGAAATAGCCGAGTCTGGAAGGAAATGTACTCTGTCAAAAATGGTTCTACTCTTCCATTGTGGTTCTCAGCATATGCCTTTCGGAGCACAATCTTCTCTAGTCAGTGA